In Chryseobacterium gleum, a single genomic region encodes these proteins:
- a CDS encoding ATP-dependent Clp protease adaptor ClpS produces MNFYNSIKDYENPKRQYEEEVLVLDDTDDVYKLVLHNDDIHTFDYVIDCLIEICKHTLEQAEQCTILVHYKGKCTVKTGSMDVLKPMHEKLISRELTSEIV; encoded by the coding sequence ATGAATTTTTATAACAGTATAAAAGATTACGAAAACCCAAAACGTCAGTATGAAGAAGAAGTCCTTGTTCTGGATGATACGGATGACGTTTATAAACTGGTACTGCACAATGACGATATTCATACCTTTGATTATGTAATTGACTGCCTGATCGAAATATGCAAACATACCCTTGAGCAGGCTGAACAATGTACAATTCTAGTTCATTACAAGGGTAAATGTACCGTAAAAACAGGTTCAATGGATGTTTTGAAACCTATGCATGAAAAATTAATTTCGCGCGAATTAACAAGCGAAATCGTATAA
- a CDS encoding DinB family protein: MKEKLIDLFEYTYHFNAEVIKVIAENRELVDDKTISLINHTLNAQQIWNARIQGETTFEVWQINPFESLQEINHNNFLKSIDLISNLDLDKRIEYQNSRGTKFENSIFEMLFHAVNHSTYHRGQINSLLKQNGITPVAADYIFYKR; encoded by the coding sequence ATGAAAGAAAAATTGATCGATTTATTTGAATACACCTATCATTTCAATGCTGAAGTGATTAAAGTTATTGCTGAGAACAGAGAACTTGTAGATGATAAAACAATCAGTCTGATTAATCATACTCTTAACGCACAGCAGATCTGGAATGCCAGAATACAGGGAGAAACTACTTTTGAAGTCTGGCAGATCAATCCATTTGAGTCCCTGCAGGAGATTAATCATAACAATTTTCTTAAAAGTATTGATCTTATCAGTAATCTTGATTTAGATAAAAGGATAGAATACCAGAACTCAAGAGGAACAAAATTTGAAAACAGTATTTTTGAAATGCTTTTTCATGCAGTCAACCATTCCACCTATCACAGAGGACAAATCAATTCTTTGCTTAAGCAAAACGGGATAACTCCAGTAGCGGCTGATTATATTTTTTATAAGAGATAA
- the udk gene encoding uridine kinase, whose protein sequence is MLVIGIAGGTGSGKTTVVDKILQQLDIEGMNILSQDNYYHDNQGLTLTEREALNYDHPKSIDFDLLIKHVKALKNNEPIEQPIYSFVTHSRTGDHVTVEPKNVLVVEGILVLTNKELLKEFDLKVFVHADSDERLIRRIRRDTQERGRDLSEVLHRYQTTLKPMHQEFIEPSKNEADLIIPNMKQNSVAIDFLTTVIKNSLKKH, encoded by the coding sequence ATGCTTGTAATAGGAATTGCCGGTGGTACAGGATCCGGCAAAACTACAGTTGTTGACAAGATACTTCAGCAGCTTGATATTGAGGGAATGAATATCCTCTCTCAGGATAATTATTATCACGATAACCAGGGTCTTACATTGACGGAAAGAGAGGCTTTAAATTATGACCATCCAAAATCAATAGACTTTGACTTACTGATAAAACATGTAAAAGCTTTAAAAAATAATGAGCCGATTGAACAGCCGATTTACAGCTTTGTTACGCATTCCAGAACAGGAGATCATGTCACTGTAGAACCTAAAAATGTATTGGTAGTAGAAGGAATTCTTGTTCTTACCAACAAAGAATTACTGAAAGAATTTGATCTGAAGGTATTTGTTCATGCTGATTCTGATGAAAGATTAATCAGGAGAATCAGGAGAGATACCCAGGAAAGGGGAAGGGATCTGAGTGAGGTGCTGCACCGTTATCAGACCACCTTGAAACCAATGCACCAGGAATTCATTGAGCCTTCTAAAAATGAGGCCGATCTTATTATCCCGAATATGAAGCAGAATTCCGTGGCAATAGATTTTTTAACTACTGTTATTAAAAACTCGTTGAAAAAACATTAA
- a CDS encoding electron transfer flavoprotein subunit beta/FixA family protein, producing the protein MKILVCISSVPDTTSKINFTADKSAFDKNGIQWVINPLDEFALTKAVKLQESQGATVTVINVGDTATEPVIRKALAIGANDAVRVNLDPKDSYSTAKEIAAVAQNGGYDLILCGKESIDYNGGSVPGMVAQLLNQPFVNASVGLDVNGSEATAVREIEGGKETISVKLPAVIAGQKGLVDEKDLIIPNMRGIMSARTKPLQVVEPSSSEVKVQGVSYDSVPPRAAVKMVSPDNLDELVRLLHEEAKVI; encoded by the coding sequence ATGAAAATATTAGTTTGCATTAGTAGTGTTCCGGATACTACTTCCAAAATTAACTTTACAGCAGATAAATCTGCTTTCGACAAAAACGGAATTCAGTGGGTAATCAATCCTCTAGACGAATTTGCGTTGACAAAAGCGGTTAAACTTCAGGAATCCCAGGGAGCAACAGTAACAGTAATCAACGTAGGAGATACTGCTACAGAACCTGTTATCAGAAAAGCTTTGGCAATTGGTGCTAACGATGCAGTAAGAGTAAATCTTGATCCGAAAGACAGCTATTCTACAGCAAAAGAAATTGCAGCTGTGGCGCAAAACGGAGGATATGATCTTATCCTTTGCGGAAAAGAATCTATCGATTATAACGGAGGTTCTGTTCCGGGAATGGTAGCTCAGTTATTGAATCAGCCTTTCGTAAACGCTTCTGTAGGATTAGACGTAAACGGAAGTGAAGCTACAGCAGTAAGAGAAATTGAAGGAGGAAAAGAAACTATTTCAGTAAAATTACCGGCAGTTATTGCAGGTCAGAAAGGATTGGTAGATGAGAAAGATCTTATCATCCCGAATATGAGAGGAATTATGTCTGCAAGAACAAAACCATTGCAGGTGGTAGAGCCTTCTTCTTCAGAAGTAAAAGTTCAGGGAGTATCTTATGACAGTGTTCCGCCAAGAGCAGCTGTGAAGATGGTTTCTCCTGACAATCTGGATGAATTGGTAAGATTACTTCACGAAGAAGCTAAAGTAATCTAA
- a CDS encoding hemolysin family protein yields the protein MDSDIVRLLLALFLVLLNGFFVAAEFSIVKVRYSQIQLKAAEGNSMAKQAEHIIKHLDEYLSATQLGITLASLALGWVGESALHHIVENIFHSLNMEMSQASITSVSLVISFVLITIMHIVFGELIPKSIAIRKSEATTMATAVPLRIFYLIFKPFIWLMNSMSNGFLRLIKIHPASEQEIHSTEELQLLVKQSADSGEIEEENYEIIKNAFDFTDHSAKQIMVPRQNITSIDFEEDINEIINKIMDSGYSRIPVYIDSIDNVIGIFYTKEIIREYVKRKGDLDHEDLKDLMRDAFFVVESKKVSDLLKTFQLKKQHIAIVIDEFGGTEGIITLEDILEELVGEIQDEEDDEEKIVDKIAENTYWVQATQPLDEINEFLPKKLPLSEESEYNSLAGFILYELEEIPEENQEFDLANYHFKILKMNNKSVELVELVYEEPSTIDNLADKIGEV from the coding sequence ATGGACTCGGACATAGTCAGGCTTTTGCTGGCCTTATTTCTTGTTTTACTAAATGGCTTTTTCGTAGCCGCAGAATTTTCAATTGTTAAAGTTCGTTATTCGCAAATTCAGTTAAAAGCTGCAGAAGGAAATTCTATGGCTAAACAGGCAGAACATATCATCAAGCATCTTGATGAATATCTTTCCGCTACACAATTAGGAATTACATTGGCATCCCTTGCCCTGGGTTGGGTAGGAGAAAGTGCCCTGCATCATATTGTTGAAAATATTTTTCATTCCCTTAATATGGAAATGAGCCAGGCTTCCATTACTTCGGTATCACTGGTGATCAGTTTCGTATTAATTACCATCATGCACATTGTGTTTGGTGAGCTTATTCCAAAATCAATTGCGATCAGAAAATCTGAAGCCACTACCATGGCAACAGCTGTTCCACTGAGAATTTTCTATCTGATCTTTAAACCGTTTATCTGGTTGATGAACTCTATGTCGAATGGTTTCCTGAGATTAATCAAAATCCATCCGGCTTCCGAACAGGAGATCCACTCTACGGAAGAGCTCCAGCTTCTGGTAAAACAAAGTGCCGATAGCGGAGAGATTGAAGAGGAAAACTATGAGATCATCAAAAATGCATTTGATTTTACAGACCATTCTGCCAAGCAGATCATGGTGCCGAGACAGAATATTACTTCCATAGACTTTGAAGAAGATATCAATGAGATTATCAATAAGATTATGGACAGCGGATATTCCCGTATTCCTGTATATATTGACTCCATTGACAATGTGATCGGGATTTTCTATACCAAGGAAATTATAAGGGAATATGTGAAAAGAAAAGGAGATCTTGATCATGAAGACCTTAAAGATCTTATGAGAGATGCATTCTTTGTGGTAGAAAGCAAAAAAGTTTCAGATTTGTTGAAAACCTTTCAGCTTAAAAAACAGCATATTGCCATTGTTATTGATGAATTCGGAGGAACAGAGGGGATTATTACGCTGGAGGATATTCTTGAAGAGCTGGTAGGAGAAATTCAGGACGAAGAAGATGATGAGGAAAAAATCGTTGATAAAATTGCTGAGAATACCTATTGGGTACAGGCAACCCAGCCTTTGGACGAAATCAATGAGTTTTTACCTAAAAAACTACCGCTTTCTGAAGAAAGTGAATATAATTCATTAGCAGGATTTATTCTTTATGAACTGGAAGAGATTCCTGAAGAAAATCAGGAGTTTGACCTGGCCAACTATCATTTTAAAATTCTGAAGATGAATAATAAAAGTGTTGAGCTGGTAGAGTTGGTGTATGAAGAGCCCAGCACTATAGATAACTTAGCAGACAAAATCGGAGAAGTTTAA
- the atpG gene encoding ATP synthase F1 subunit gamma, which yields MANLKEIRGRITSISSTMQITRAMKMVSAAKLKKAQDAIVMLRPYSEKLQELIQNVNSSSDPDQVSVYAQKREVKRVLFIAVTSNRGLAGAFNSSIVKELNIQFQNNAQYEIEVLPVGKKVYDAVRKNRSVYANGSSVYDNLNFDTVAHITEGVMTSFKEGKFDEVYVIYNKFVNAATQEVTTEKLLPISMPENTEPQVETDYIFEPNRAEILDNLIPKSIKTQVFKAILDSVASEHGARMTAMHKATDNAQALKNDLVIFYNKARQAAITNEILEIVSGAEALKNS from the coding sequence ATGGCAAACTTAAAAGAAATACGAGGCAGAATTACGTCAATTTCATCTACGATGCAGATTACACGTGCTATGAAGATGGTTTCCGCAGCGAAACTTAAAAAAGCACAGGACGCAATCGTAATGCTAAGACCTTATTCTGAAAAATTACAGGAGCTTATCCAGAATGTAAATTCTAGCTCTGATCCTGACCAGGTTTCTGTATATGCTCAGAAAAGAGAGGTTAAAAGAGTACTTTTCATCGCTGTTACTTCAAACAGAGGTCTTGCGGGAGCTTTTAACTCTTCTATCGTAAAGGAGCTTAACATTCAGTTCCAGAACAACGCTCAGTATGAGATTGAAGTTCTTCCGGTAGGTAAAAAAGTATATGATGCTGTAAGAAAAAACCGTTCGGTTTATGCTAATGGAAGTTCTGTTTATGATAATCTGAACTTTGATACAGTTGCTCATATTACTGAAGGAGTAATGACAAGCTTCAAAGAAGGAAAGTTTGATGAAGTTTATGTTATCTATAACAAATTCGTGAATGCAGCTACTCAGGAAGTAACTACAGAAAAACTTCTTCCGATCTCAATGCCTGAAAATACAGAGCCACAGGTTGAAACTGATTATATCTTTGAACCTAACAGAGCTGAAATCCTTGATAATTTGATTCCGAAATCTATCAAAACTCAGGTTTTCAAAGCAATCTTAGATTCAGTAGCATCTGAGCACGGAGCGAGAATGACAGCAATGCACAAAGCAACAGATAATGCTCAGGCTTTAAAGAATGATCTTGTGATCTTCTACAACAAAGCAAGACAGGCAGCAATTACCAACGAAATCCTGGAAATTGTTTCCGGAGCAGAAGCTTTGAAAAATTCGTAA
- a CDS encoding methylmalonyl-CoA mutase family protein → MSNTDILSNWENLVRKQLKTEDIYPVLEKQNLEGIEVKPFYTEVQKPLVNLPRVEESTHLVARYHESLEEEVFAFILDQNVENLDQKTLFVNNKDLAGHISPKEEDQYFSLIDVFNEKEGNIDDQLAKELLAKGFKRSICVDISLHQNAGAAIYQQLGIALAKTKELVEAYGAEILNKLIFRIAVGGNYFFEMAKLRAFKIVFNQLSKEYGLDEVPYIFAETSLRNKAVSDNENNLIRSTLELASAMIGGADAVFSNNYLVDRSTDNSEEISFKQQIVLAYESIINVFEDASNGSYYVEDITRQFAEKAWALFVEMEEAGGYLELLKQGVVQKKIYDHAVEEQKWIEEGKIKLIGVNLYPKLDVKKSATDLYNEKEIKAVRWAEMFE, encoded by the coding sequence ATGTCAAATACAGATATACTTTCAAACTGGGAAAATTTAGTCAGAAAACAGCTTAAAACAGAGGATATTTATCCTGTTTTAGAGAAACAGAATCTGGAAGGAATAGAGGTGAAGCCTTTTTATACAGAAGTGCAGAAGCCTTTGGTAAACCTGCCACGAGTTGAAGAAAGTACCCATCTGGTAGCAAGATACCATGAAAGTCTGGAGGAGGAAGTATTTGCATTTATATTGGACCAGAATGTAGAAAACCTGGATCAGAAGACTCTTTTTGTGAATAATAAAGACCTTGCAGGGCATATCAGTCCTAAAGAAGAAGATCAGTATTTTTCGCTGATCGATGTTTTTAATGAAAAAGAAGGAAATATTGATGATCAGCTGGCAAAAGAATTACTGGCAAAAGGTTTTAAAAGAAGCATTTGTGTAGACATTTCACTCCACCAGAATGCAGGAGCAGCAATTTATCAGCAGCTTGGTATTGCTCTTGCCAAAACAAAAGAGCTGGTAGAAGCATACGGTGCTGAAATTTTAAATAAACTGATCTTCAGAATAGCAGTAGGAGGAAACTATTTCTTTGAAATGGCAAAGCTGAGAGCTTTTAAAATAGTTTTTAATCAGCTTTCCAAAGAATACGGCTTGGATGAAGTTCCTTACATCTTCGCAGAGACTTCATTGCGAAATAAAGCCGTTTCAGACAATGAAAACAATCTTATCCGATCTACACTGGAACTTGCCTCCGCAATGATCGGAGGAGCAGACGCTGTTTTCTCTAACAATTATCTGGTGGACAGAAGTACAGATAATTCAGAAGAAATTTCCTTCAAGCAACAGATTGTTCTGGCCTACGAAAGTATTATCAATGTATTTGAAGATGCTTCTAACGGAAGTTATTATGTTGAAGATATCACCCGTCAGTTTGCAGAAAAAGCCTGGGCTTTATTTGTTGAAATGGAAGAAGCAGGAGGATATCTTGAATTATTAAAACAGGGAGTTGTTCAGAAAAAGATTTATGATCATGCTGTGGAAGAGCAGAAATGGATTGAAGAGGGCAAAATAAAGCTAATAGGAGTGAATCTATACCCTAAATTAGACGTTAAAAAGTCTGCCACCGATCTTTACAACGAAAAAGAAATAAAGGCGGTACGCTGGGCTGAAATGTTTGAGTAA
- a CDS encoding dipeptidase: MQETLNYINENKQRFVDELFELLRIPSISADPAYKDDVLKCADVVAAHLKNAGADHVEVCQTKGYPIVFGEKILDKNLPTVLVYGHYDVQPADPLELWTKPPFEPYIEKTELHPEGAIFARGAADDKGQFFMHLKAFEAMMKTNALLCNVKFILEGEEEVGSVSLGDWVNENKEKLACDCILISDTHIYSNEQPTVTTGLRGLSYVEVEVEGPNRDLHSGLYGGAVPNPIHVLSRMIADLIDENGHITIDGFYDNVETVSDAERAEMNKLKDNPEEFKKSIGLSNIEGEKGYTTLERTSIRPTLDCNGIWGGYTGEGAKTVIPSKAFAKISMRLVPYQTPQEITEKFTKYFEKIAPDTVKVKVTPHHGGMPYVLPTNTKEFAAAKQAMESAFGKEVLPYRGGGSIPITAMFEQVLGAKSVLMGFGLDSDAIHSPNEHYGLFNFYKGIESIPLFFENYSK; encoded by the coding sequence ATGCAAGAGACATTAAATTACATTAACGAAAACAAACAGCGTTTCGTGGATGAATTATTTGAGTTATTGAGAATTCCTTCTATTTCTGCAGATCCCGCGTATAAAGATGACGTTTTGAAATGTGCAGACGTAGTGGCAGCACACCTTAAAAATGCAGGAGCTGATCATGTTGAAGTTTGCCAGACCAAAGGATATCCAATTGTTTTCGGAGAGAAAATTTTAGATAAAAATTTACCAACAGTACTGGTATACGGGCATTATGATGTTCAGCCGGCAGATCCGTTGGAATTATGGACCAAACCGCCTTTTGAGCCTTATATTGAGAAGACGGAATTACATCCTGAAGGAGCAATCTTTGCCAGAGGTGCCGCAGACGACAAAGGGCAGTTCTTCATGCACCTGAAAGCTTTTGAAGCCATGATGAAAACCAATGCTCTTCTTTGCAACGTTAAATTTATTCTGGAAGGAGAAGAAGAAGTAGGATCTGTAAGCTTAGGCGACTGGGTAAATGAAAATAAAGAGAAATTAGCCTGCGATTGTATCCTGATTTCCGATACACATATTTACAGCAACGAACAACCGACTGTTACAACAGGGTTAAGAGGATTAAGCTACGTAGAAGTAGAAGTGGAAGGTCCCAACAGAGACCTGCACTCAGGGCTTTATGGAGGAGCGGTTCCAAACCCTATTCACGTTCTTTCAAGAATGATTGCTGATCTGATTGATGAAAACGGTCATATCACCATTGACGGATTCTACGACAATGTAGAAACGGTTTCAGATGCAGAGAGAGCTGAAATGAACAAACTGAAAGATAATCCGGAAGAATTCAAAAAATCAATCGGATTAAGCAATATTGAAGGGGAAAAAGGCTATACAACCTTAGAAAGAACATCTATCCGTCCTACGTTAGACTGCAACGGAATCTGGGGCGGCTATACAGGAGAAGGTGCAAAAACAGTAATTCCTTCAAAAGCTTTTGCTAAAATTTCAATGCGTTTGGTTCCTTACCAGACTCCGCAGGAGATCACGGAAAAATTCACTAAATATTTTGAAAAAATCGCTCCGGATACAGTAAAAGTTAAAGTAACTCCTCACCACGGCGGAATGCCATATGTTTTACCAACGAATACCAAAGAGTTTGCTGCAGCAAAGCAGGCAATGGAATCGGCATTCGGAAAAGAGGTGCTTCCATACAGAGGAGGAGGAAGTATTCCGATTACAGCGATGTTCGAACAGGTTTTAGGCGCTAAATCTGTATTAATGGGATTCGGATTGGATTCTGACGCAATTCACTCTCCAAACGAGCATTACGGACTATTCAACTTCTATAAAGGAATTGAAAGTATCCCGTTATTTTTTGAGAATTATTCAAAATAA
- a CDS encoding class I SAM-dependent methyltransferase, whose product MGNKLLNKEIQNYISANLNTDLHTLLLKKSPFPEVSMHEIVQQIKGKQVAERKFPFLLKEGIIFPPQLNLEQSSSEKTALYKSDSLKGNKFIDLTSGFGIDAYYLSQNFDDVTLIEQNTELLDIVEHNWKILGRQAKFINSRLEDFLNENQEHFDVIYLDPARRDQNKNKVFLLEDLSPDILEIQEKLQSCSSLVVIKLSPLIDLKYLISVLPGIVRIDIIALKNDVKEIVVFLSNENTGKVFCNCVNLDSNEAAFTYTFGDEETAQAEYSEPEKYIYIPNNAVLKAGVFNLISQKFGLKKLHPNSHLYTSGEKIDNFPGRIFEMVMIDSKSIKKKGQFNIISKNYPLKPEEIKKKYGLKDGGDQYLIFTQSKKGKIILKSV is encoded by the coding sequence GTGGGAAATAAATTACTAAACAAGGAAATCCAAAACTACATCAGTGCAAATCTGAATACGGATTTACATACACTATTGCTGAAAAAATCCCCGTTTCCGGAAGTGTCAATGCATGAAATTGTTCAGCAGATCAAAGGAAAACAGGTTGCCGAAAGAAAATTCCCTTTTCTGTTGAAAGAAGGCATCATTTTTCCACCACAGCTTAACCTTGAGCAGTCATCATCAGAAAAAACAGCCCTTTACAAATCGGATTCTTTAAAAGGAAATAAATTTATTGATCTGACAAGCGGTTTTGGCATTGATGCCTATTATCTGTCTCAAAACTTTGATGATGTTACTTTAATAGAGCAGAATACAGAACTTCTGGATATTGTTGAACATAACTGGAAGATTTTAGGCCGCCAGGCAAAATTTATCAACAGCAGACTTGAGGATTTCCTAAACGAAAATCAGGAACATTTTGATGTCATTTATCTTGATCCGGCAAGAAGAGATCAGAATAAAAACAAAGTTTTCCTTTTGGAAGATCTTTCCCCGGATATTCTTGAAATTCAGGAAAAACTGCAATCTTGTTCAAGTCTGGTGGTCATTAAACTTTCCCCGCTCATTGATCTTAAATACCTTATTTCAGTGCTGCCGGGTATTGTAAGAATTGATATTATTGCCCTGAAAAACGATGTGAAAGAAATAGTCGTGTTTCTATCCAACGAAAATACGGGAAAAGTTTTCTGCAATTGTGTAAACCTTGATAGCAATGAAGCTGCCTTTACTTACACATTTGGGGACGAAGAAACTGCACAAGCTGAATACTCTGAGCCTGAAAAATACATTTATATCCCAAATAATGCCGTTTTGAAGGCAGGTGTTTTTAATTTGATTTCGCAGAAATTCGGATTGAAAAAGCTTCACCCGAATAGCCATCTCTACACTTCCGGTGAAAAGATAGATAATTTTCCGGGGAGAATTTTTGAAATGGTAATGATTGATTCTAAAAGTATTAAGAAAAAAGGTCAGTTTAATATTATTTCAAAAAATTACCCTTTAAAACCCGAAGAAATCAAAAAGAAATATGGTTTAAAAGACGGAGGAGACCAGTATCTTATTTTTACACAATCCAAAAAAGGAAAAATTATATTAAAATCAGTATAA
- a CDS encoding GxxExxY protein: MKENEISFYIRKSIFSVYNEFGPGLLEKVYEKVLALELKNNGLSVKTQVPIPITFKGVFIDSSFIADIIVEDKVIIEIKSIPEIINVHHKQLLTYLKLTNLKLGILVNFNTDYIDKSIIRKINGNI; this comes from the coding sequence ATGAAAGAAAATGAAATAAGTTTTTATATCAGAAAATCTATATTTTCTGTTTATAATGAATTTGGACCAGGTTTATTGGAAAAGGTTTATGAGAAAGTTTTGGCACTTGAATTAAAAAATAACGGTTTAAGCGTTAAAACCCAAGTCCCAATACCCATTACATTTAAAGGAGTTTTTATTGATTCAAGCTTTATTGCAGATATAATTGTGGAGGATAAAGTTATTATCGAAATAAAATCAATTCCTGAAATAATTAATGTTCATCACAAGCAGCTCTTAACCTATTTAAAATTGACCAACCTGAAATTAGGAATACTGGTTAATTTCAATACTGATTATATTGATAAAAGTATTATTCGAAAAATAAACGGAAACATTTAA
- a CDS encoding FtsB family cell division protein has protein sequence MEENNLIKDIQPKSETFKLIQKYVLNKYTITICLFLVWMIFFDKTSFLVINELNGEIHKYEEQLDYYKKEYEKNDAFYKKLMNNKSEKEKYARENYFMKKPNEEIFILVVDSTKVAKK, from the coding sequence ATGGAAGAAAATAACCTTATCAAAGACATTCAGCCGAAATCTGAAACATTCAAACTTATCCAGAAATATGTTTTGAACAAGTATACCATTACGATCTGTCTGTTTTTGGTATGGATGATTTTTTTCGATAAAACCTCATTTCTTGTGATTAACGAACTGAATGGTGAGATTCATAAATATGAAGAGCAGCTGGACTATTATAAAAAAGAGTACGAGAAAAATGATGCTTTTTATAAAAAACTGATGAACAACAAATCAGAGAAAGAAAAATACGCAAGAGAAAATTATTTTATGAAAAAACCGAATGAAGAAATCTTCATTCTGGTGGTAGACAGTACAAAAGTCGCTAAGAAATAA
- a CDS encoding SDR family oxidoreductase codes for MSENKTAYITGGTKGIGFGIAKILLENGISVAFSGRKREDVMKAEEELRQYSQNVLGIVSDVRNLESEQEAVKYTIEKFGRLDYVVANAGLGIFKPVDELTAEEWNDMIETNLTGVFYTLKASVEELKKTEGYYITISSLAGANFFENGTGYNASKFGVVGFTQAAMIDLRKYNIKSTVIMPGSVATHFNGNVPSEKDSWKIQPEDMGNLVLDILKMNPRVLPSKIEFRATKPAK; via the coding sequence ATGTCAGAAAATAAAACAGCTTATATAACAGGAGGAACCAAAGGAATAGGTTTCGGAATTGCGAAAATATTACTTGAAAACGGAATCTCTGTCGCATTTTCAGGAAGAAAAAGGGAAGATGTGATGAAGGCGGAAGAAGAGCTCAGACAGTATTCACAAAATGTATTGGGAATTGTTTCTGATGTAAGAAACCTGGAAAGTGAACAGGAAGCGGTAAAATATACGATTGAAAAATTCGGAAGGCTGGATTATGTGGTTGCGAATGCAGGATTGGGGATTTTTAAGCCCGTAGATGAGCTTACCGCCGAGGAATGGAACGATATGATAGAAACCAATCTCACGGGTGTATTTTATACCTTAAAAGCCTCTGTGGAAGAACTTAAAAAGACAGAAGGTTATTATATTACCATCTCCAGTCTCGCAGGTGCCAATTTTTTTGAAAACGGAACAGGATACAACGCATCGAAATTCGGGGTAGTAGGGTTTACGCAGGCTGCAATGATTGATTTAAGAAAATACAATATTAAATCTACAGTGATTATGCCGGGGTCTGTAGCAACTCACTTCAATGGAAACGTTCCTTCAGAAAAGGACAGTTGGAAGATTCAGCCTGAAGATATGGGGAATCTCGTATTGGATATTCTGAAGATGAATCCAAGAGTTTTGCCAAGTAAAATAGAGTTTAGGGCAACAAAACCAGCGAAGTAA
- a CDS encoding T9SS type A sorting domain-containing protein, translating to MKKYYSIALLISSVCIFAQQSISFESTEGFNAGDINGQAGWISTPTGGVPQNVTHQTISMDKASDGNSSLKIVKENTYGIQSAPIIGGFYNLPTPLAYNNFSISFDINMSQLNGSDFGFQGVNDMDDQFVMRLDFEKNGLVKLLNMVSGIQNLITVSSTWLPNSWYHLKVIGTATDVRYYLNDLLIYTGPAASSLPINQLRFVHNNALGSAYIDNIKINNQATLSTKDPVKNEVRLSVYPNPATEFIKITTSQKIRHIEVYDLSGKKIDVPVNGEQVYVKNLPSGTYLLNVETDGRNFTEKFIKE from the coding sequence ATGAAAAAATACTACTCAATTGCACTGTTGATATCATCAGTTTGCATTTTTGCACAGCAGTCCATATCCTTTGAGTCTACTGAAGGATTCAACGCTGGAGATATCAACGGACAGGCAGGATGGATCAGTACTCCCACCGGAGGAGTTCCCCAAAATGTAACCCATCAGACCATCAGCATGGATAAGGCAAGTGATGGAAACAGTTCCCTGAAAATTGTCAAAGAAAATACCTACGGAATCCAGAGTGCTCCCATTATCGGAGGGTTTTACAACTTGCCGACACCTCTTGCCTACAACAATTTTTCTATATCATTCGATATTAATATGTCACAACTTAATGGCTCTGATTTTGGTTTTCAGGGAGTAAATGATATGGATGATCAGTTTGTAATGAGATTGGATTTTGAAAAAAACGGATTGGTAAAGCTCCTGAATATGGTATCCGGTATACAGAACCTGATTACTGTTTCTTCAACCTGGCTGCCTAATAGCTGGTATCATTTAAAAGTAATAGGGACCGCCACAGATGTCAGATATTACCTTAATGATCTGTTGATTTATACCGGCCCGGCAGCAAGCTCTCTACCTATAAACCAGCTTCGTTTTGTACACAATAATGCATTGGGTTCTGCCTATATTGATAACATTAAAATCAATAATCAGGCAACTCTATCTACAAAAGATCCGGTTAAAAATGAGGTGAGATTATCGGTTTATCCAAACCCGGCTACTGAGTTTATAAAGATCACAACTTCTCAAAAAATAAGGCATATTGAAGTATATGACCTGTCAGGAAAAAAAATAGATGTACCGGTGAATGGAGAGCAGGTATATGTGAAAAATCTGCCTTCCGGAACTTATTTACTGAATGTGGAAACAGATGGAAGAAATTTTACAGAGAAGTTCATCAAAGAATAA